One Lytechinus variegatus isolate NC3 chromosome 14, Lvar_3.0, whole genome shotgun sequence genomic region harbors:
- the LOC121427169 gene encoding uncharacterized protein LOC121427169 isoform X2 has product MARGVNEEQESGEDVESQDHEETEKGYGYTQPLSGYLLDTKILTININAPDRTEVSQDHKEFQEQEIRVKHELEEEPEKHPLITSWEYDANKDNTILDLVQSKMPLTEVLYFVAEHCPNLRDLRLHANVQVPEFVSIGDLQSRSKDFGYKSDEKDLSELRVHIRFRHQETSIPFYGLLMIMSLIFPNISDLTIYGEDETELRIWDYLYRPTVPKLRLLPEVRKLTLKQFIGSISLLMLLNLVILHLSNLPLLRIIKCNVDLDVQVGSEIMKKIRSKSNLRHLEIIPVTDIPFTFLYELVFKVCNNCLNLNNFIVQNCKAKHISFQLLKWTKTKHELYLKQSSPLKDFKDIMSIVKKFPYIRKLEADECGSFERSEILEIVKTCSSLQYLSSVANGKRSTLAISDQNLMRESASEPISKSFGRLGGELIFEKYGIILNVPEGAIEREGEIDIGLQVLTNPPSTHLQGDEMVCSFGFRCTIPKLPGLRFAKPVKVTVPHSAILEVHPSEVHVGMYSGELWHDTGDVHKDISTISYNWPSKGSLPRCELGTNEISVFIDHFSFGWPVLKIRNPFNLKKHVRGKMMGCLPFVPNQMPPTRKPVLRVHLFDHLKGNPEEIQKEESDCDFQKALPKFYLHVKSNLDVTYQMDGRMPEDKSMYTDPQHDDEERPEKRQCFNVNFRGDSRESSSSVTSRRRSNDEFDEIILKQVARELHQREDIDNLGDKLGISVPDRCRFIEQNSTNGVNSRGTLDMLRTWRSGVDNSEKESILRDALRRAGLINLLSRLFPELEDGAELPDREGNTDST; this is encoded by the exons ATGGCCCGGGGTGTCAACGAAGAGCAAGAGAGTGGGGAAGATGTCGAGTCGCAGGATCACGAGGAAACG GAAAAGGGTTATGGTTACACACAGCCGCTAAGTGGTTACTTGCTTGACACAAAGATACTAACAATCAACATCAACGCACCTGATAGGACAGAAGTTTCACAGGACCATAAAG AATTTCAGGAGCAGGAAATCCGAGTCAAGCATGAATTGGAAGAGGAACCGGAAAAACATCCCCTAATTACTTCTTGGGAATATGATGCTAATAAAGACAACACCATCCTTGATCTCGTCCAATCAAAGATGCCTTTGACGGAAGTTCTGTATTTTGTAGCTGAACATTGCCCAAACTTGCGAGATTTAAGGCTGCATGCCAACGTACAAGTACCAGAGTTTGTATCAATAGGTGACCTTCAGAGCAGATCCAAAGATTTCGGCTACAAAAGTGATGAAAAGGATTTATCTGAACTTCGAGTACACATTCGCTTTCGTCATCAAGAGACTTCTATTCCATTTTACGGTCTCTTGATGATAATGTCACTCATATTTCCCAATATATCTGATCTTACAATATATGGCGAAGACGAAACCGAGCTAAGGATCTGGGATTACTTGTACAGGCCAACTGTACCAAAATTGCGCCTTCTCCCGGAAGTTCGTAAGCTGACGTTGAAGCAGTTTATTGGATCTATTAGCCTGCTTATGCTTTTGAACTTGGTAATCTTACATTTATCAAATCTCCCGTTACTTCGGATAATCAAATGCAACGTAGATCTTGATGTTCAAGTGGGaagtgaaatcatgaaaaagatcaGATCTAAATCAAATCTGCGTCATCTCGAAATAATTCCAGTAACTGACATCCCTTTCACATTCCTATACGAGCTGGTATTCAAGGTTTGCAATAATTGCTTGAACCTAAACAACTTCATCGTGCAAAATTGTAAAGCCAAACACATAAGCTTTCAGTTATTGAAATGGACCAAGACAAAACATGAACTGTATTTGAAGCAATCGTCACCCCTGAAGGATTTCAAAGATATTATGTCCATTGTGAAGAAGTTCCCATACATACGTAAACTAGAAGCGGATGAGTGTGGTTCATTCGAAAGATCAGAAATTCTCGAAATAGTAAAGACTTGTTCAAGTCTGCAATATTTGTCTTCTGTGGCAAATGGCAAGAGAAGTACACTCGCCATTTCTGATCAGAATCTGATGAGAGAATCCGCTTCAGAGCCAATCAGCAAGTCATTCGGCAGGCTGggaggggaattaatatttgaaAAGTACGGCATTATATTGAATGTTCCAGAAGGGGCaatagagagagaaggggagattGACATTGGTCTCCAGGTGTTGACCAATCCCCCATCGACGCATTTGCAAGGAGATGAAATGGTATGCAGCTTTGGATTCCGGTGTACCATTCCTAAACTACCAGGCTTAAGGTTTGCAAAACCTGTCAAGGTAACAGTTCCGCATTCTGCAATCCTTGAGGTTCACCCTTCGGAAGTCCATGTAGGAATGTACAGCGGTGAACTGTGGCATGATACAG GAGATGTACATAAAGATATAAGTACAATCTCTTACAATTGGCCGTCAAAGGGGAGTCTTCCGAGGTGCGAGCTGGGAACAAACGAGATATCCGTCTTCATTGATCACTTTTCATTTGGATGGCCGGTCTTGAAGATTCGCAATCCCTTTAACTTGAAGAAGCACGTGAGAGGTAAGATGATGGGATGCCTGCCCTTCGTACCAAATCAGATGCCTCCAACAAGAAAGCCAGTTTTACGGGTACATCTCTTCGACCACCTTAAGGGCAATCCTGAG GAGATTCAAAAAGAAGAATCGGATTGTGATTTCCAGAAGGCTCTTCCCAAGTTTTATCTTCATGTTAAATCCAACCTAGATGTGACATATCAAATGGATGGACGTATGCCAGAGGATAAATCGATGTATACG GACCCTCaacatgatgatgaagaaagaCCAGAGAAAAGGCAATGTTTCAACGTCAACTTTCGAG GTGACTCAAGAGAAAGTTCTTCCTCCGTTACCAG TCGGAGAAGATCTAATGACGAATTTGACGAGATAATCCTTAAGCAAGTAGCGCGGGAACTTCATCAGAGAGAAGATATCGACAACCTGGGGGATAAACTGGGTATTAGCGTACCAGATAGATGCCGGTTCATTGAGCAAAACAGTACAAATGGCGTTAATTCAAGAGGCACCCTCGATATGCTAAGGACGTGGCGATCAGGCGTTGATAACTCAGAAAAAGAATCGATTCTTAGGGATGCTCTACGCCGTGCAGGCCTGATCAACCTACTATCCAGGCTTTTTCCAGAGCTCGAAGATGGGGCCGAACTACCAGATCGTGAAGGGAATACTGATAGCACTTGA
- the LOC121427169 gene encoding uncharacterized protein LOC121427169 isoform X1: MARGVNEEQESGEDVESQDHEETEKGYGYTQPLSGYLLDTKILTININAPDRTEVSQDHKEFQEQEIRVKHELEEEPEKHPLITSWEYDANKDNTILDLVQSKMPLTEVLYFVAEHCPNLRDLRLHANVQVPEFVSIGDLQSRSKDFGYKSDEKDLSELRVHIRFRHQETSIPFYGLLMIMSLIFPNISDLTIYGEDETELRIWDYLYRPTVPKLRLLPEVRKLTLKQFIGSISLLMLLNLVILHLSNLPLLRIIKCNVDLDVQVGSEIMKKIRSKSNLRHLEIIPVTDIPFTFLYELVFKVCNNCLNLNNFIVQNCKAKHISFQLLKWTKTKHELYLKQSSPLKDFKDIMSIVKKFPYIRKLEADECGSFERSEILEIVKTCSSLQYLSSVANGKRSTLAISDQNLMRESASEPISKSFGRLGGELIFEKYGIILNVPEGAIEREGEIDIGLQVLTNPPSTHLQGDEMVCSFGFRCTIPKLPGLRFAKPVKVTVPHSAILEVHPSEVHVGMYSGELWHDTGDVHKDISTISYNWPSKGSLPRCELGTNEISVFIDHFSFGWPVLKIRNPFNLKKHVRGKMMGCLPFVPNQMPPTRKPVLRVHLFDHLKGNPEEIQKEESDCDFQKALPKFYLHVKSNLDVTYQMDGRMPEDKSMYTGAILYKDLKKDISNFVSLALDFSRREEHYALVTLSLTQDPQHDDEERPEKRQCFNVNFRGDSRESSSSVTSRRRSNDEFDEIILKQVARELHQREDIDNLGDKLGISVPDRCRFIEQNSTNGVNSRGTLDMLRTWRSGVDNSEKESILRDALRRAGLINLLSRLFPELEDGAELPDREGNTDST; the protein is encoded by the exons ATGGCCCGGGGTGTCAACGAAGAGCAAGAGAGTGGGGAAGATGTCGAGTCGCAGGATCACGAGGAAACG GAAAAGGGTTATGGTTACACACAGCCGCTAAGTGGTTACTTGCTTGACACAAAGATACTAACAATCAACATCAACGCACCTGATAGGACAGAAGTTTCACAGGACCATAAAG AATTTCAGGAGCAGGAAATCCGAGTCAAGCATGAATTGGAAGAGGAACCGGAAAAACATCCCCTAATTACTTCTTGGGAATATGATGCTAATAAAGACAACACCATCCTTGATCTCGTCCAATCAAAGATGCCTTTGACGGAAGTTCTGTATTTTGTAGCTGAACATTGCCCAAACTTGCGAGATTTAAGGCTGCATGCCAACGTACAAGTACCAGAGTTTGTATCAATAGGTGACCTTCAGAGCAGATCCAAAGATTTCGGCTACAAAAGTGATGAAAAGGATTTATCTGAACTTCGAGTACACATTCGCTTTCGTCATCAAGAGACTTCTATTCCATTTTACGGTCTCTTGATGATAATGTCACTCATATTTCCCAATATATCTGATCTTACAATATATGGCGAAGACGAAACCGAGCTAAGGATCTGGGATTACTTGTACAGGCCAACTGTACCAAAATTGCGCCTTCTCCCGGAAGTTCGTAAGCTGACGTTGAAGCAGTTTATTGGATCTATTAGCCTGCTTATGCTTTTGAACTTGGTAATCTTACATTTATCAAATCTCCCGTTACTTCGGATAATCAAATGCAACGTAGATCTTGATGTTCAAGTGGGaagtgaaatcatgaaaaagatcaGATCTAAATCAAATCTGCGTCATCTCGAAATAATTCCAGTAACTGACATCCCTTTCACATTCCTATACGAGCTGGTATTCAAGGTTTGCAATAATTGCTTGAACCTAAACAACTTCATCGTGCAAAATTGTAAAGCCAAACACATAAGCTTTCAGTTATTGAAATGGACCAAGACAAAACATGAACTGTATTTGAAGCAATCGTCACCCCTGAAGGATTTCAAAGATATTATGTCCATTGTGAAGAAGTTCCCATACATACGTAAACTAGAAGCGGATGAGTGTGGTTCATTCGAAAGATCAGAAATTCTCGAAATAGTAAAGACTTGTTCAAGTCTGCAATATTTGTCTTCTGTGGCAAATGGCAAGAGAAGTACACTCGCCATTTCTGATCAGAATCTGATGAGAGAATCCGCTTCAGAGCCAATCAGCAAGTCATTCGGCAGGCTGggaggggaattaatatttgaaAAGTACGGCATTATATTGAATGTTCCAGAAGGGGCaatagagagagaaggggagattGACATTGGTCTCCAGGTGTTGACCAATCCCCCATCGACGCATTTGCAAGGAGATGAAATGGTATGCAGCTTTGGATTCCGGTGTACCATTCCTAAACTACCAGGCTTAAGGTTTGCAAAACCTGTCAAGGTAACAGTTCCGCATTCTGCAATCCTTGAGGTTCACCCTTCGGAAGTCCATGTAGGAATGTACAGCGGTGAACTGTGGCATGATACAG GAGATGTACATAAAGATATAAGTACAATCTCTTACAATTGGCCGTCAAAGGGGAGTCTTCCGAGGTGCGAGCTGGGAACAAACGAGATATCCGTCTTCATTGATCACTTTTCATTTGGATGGCCGGTCTTGAAGATTCGCAATCCCTTTAACTTGAAGAAGCACGTGAGAGGTAAGATGATGGGATGCCTGCCCTTCGTACCAAATCAGATGCCTCCAACAAGAAAGCCAGTTTTACGGGTACATCTCTTCGACCACCTTAAGGGCAATCCTGAG GAGATTCAAAAAGAAGAATCGGATTGTGATTTCCAGAAGGCTCTTCCCAAGTTTTATCTTCATGTTAAATCCAACCTAGATGTGACATATCAAATGGATGGACGTATGCCAGAGGATAAATCGATGTATACG gGGGCTATTCTCTACAAAGACCTGAAGAAGGATATCAGTAACTTCGTTTCCCTTGCTCTGGATTTCTCTAGACGTGAAGAACATTATGCATTGGTCACTTTATCATTAACACAGGACCCTCaacatgatgatgaagaaagaCCAGAGAAAAGGCAATGTTTCAACGTCAACTTTCGAG GTGACTCAAGAGAAAGTTCTTCCTCCGTTACCAG TCGGAGAAGATCTAATGACGAATTTGACGAGATAATCCTTAAGCAAGTAGCGCGGGAACTTCATCAGAGAGAAGATATCGACAACCTGGGGGATAAACTGGGTATTAGCGTACCAGATAGATGCCGGTTCATTGAGCAAAACAGTACAAATGGCGTTAATTCAAGAGGCACCCTCGATATGCTAAGGACGTGGCGATCAGGCGTTGATAACTCAGAAAAAGAATCGATTCTTAGGGATGCTCTACGCCGTGCAGGCCTGATCAACCTACTATCCAGGCTTTTTCCAGAGCTCGAAGATGGGGCCGAACTACCAGATCGTGAAGGGAATACTGATAGCACTTGA